Proteins from one Plasmodium cynomolgi strain B DNA, scaffold: 0485, whole genome shotgun sequence genomic window:
- a CDS encoding hypothetical protein (putative) — translation METKRHFKVWNIYYDFEERVHRGNENDNNNCESLCNLNLVGSSEKLSGCKDFCKKLMRNLRYFSKDSKVFDTNSMNCNVLNNWIYNSIEKNITTNDIVKKFFETYNNNMGEKQNDEKCHFPNNQIYEPINISLLDAFNDDMIYVYVSIKENGNNRISALKLVCQCVRIYKRMKEQYCRKADEDNEKHTNTCLKLNKFMDSYTSLRAYLGDVNSYITSLDDIDKECFEINLPAELNNLLLLKRPESPDNALREGLDESAEDTDGASDGGLTSPLEMVDNSMKKSITATIGTFTGASFLIALLYKVNTKFYLNI, via the exons ATGGAGACCAAAAGACATTt TAAGGTTtggaatatatattatgatttTGAAGAAAGGGTTCATCGTGGTAATGAgaatgataataataattgTGAATCCTTATGCAATTTAAATTTAGTGGGTTCGAGTGAGAAATTAAGTGGGTGCAAAGATTTTTGTAAGAAACTTATGAGAAATTTaagatatttttctaaaGATAGCAAAGTTTTTGACACTAATAGCATGAATTGTaatgtattaaataattggatatataattcaattgaaaaaaatataactacaAATgatattgttaaaaaattctttgaaacatataacaataatatgggtgaaaaacaaaatgatgaaaaatgtcACTTTCCAAATAATCAAATTTATGAAccaataaatatatcattattaGATGCTTTTAATGATGATatgatatatgtatatgtatcaattaaagaaaatggaaataatagGATTTCTGCACTAAAGCTTGTATGTCAGTGTGTTAGGATATATAAGCGTATGAAAGAGCAATATTGTCGGAAAGCAGATGAAGATAATGAAAAGCATACAAATACatgtttaaaattaaataagttTATGGATTCTTATACTTCATTACGTGCTTATCTCGGCGATGTCAATTCTTATATAACTTCATTAGATGATATAGATAAAGAATGTTTTGAAATAAATCTACCAGCTGAATTAAATAACTtattacttttaaaaagacCTGAATCGCCAGATAATGCTTTAAGAGAAGGTTTGGATGAATCTGCTGAAGACACAGATGGTGCATCAGACGGTGGTTTAACTTCACCTCTTGAAATGGTAGATAATTCAATGAAGAAATCTATAACTGCAACAATTGGTACATTTACTGGtgcatcatttttaatagcgcttttatataaggttaatacaaaattttatttaaacatatga